Proteins from a genomic interval of Desulfotomaculum sp.:
- a CDS encoding DNA primase has product MENYLKDDTVETIRQHVEITELIGEYIRLEKKGKDYVGLCPFHQEKTPSFTVSSGKQIFHCFGCGVGGDIFKFIMLSEGLTFPEAVRRLAEKAGVSLPVTEWGRIEKKRSQERFFEINKLAKDFYRNILINRQEGRQAREYFKNRGLEEKAQELFQLGYAPENWTDLVDNLQNKGCLPGELIELGLAVQGDRGLHNRFYGRVIFPIFNIQGQVTGFGGRTMGQSLPKYLNSSQTPVFSKGQVLYGLNLARQALQNGPAIVMEGYMDVITAHQYGFSGAVASLGTSLTDGQCRMLLRYTKEVVIAYDADTAGVNATLRGLDLLQELGGRVRVISIPQGKDPDDYIRMNGRQGWEELLNKSETLLEYKLRQASLADQDTRQILDKVIHNIAVMDSAADQEEGVRTVASYLNLSWEAVISELGRYQTNQRKKWPIPDKIAKKTHNILQGQLNVRENAEQQILSIILHEPEYLPVVKEELGEQFLKDPTLNKIYFLINQNRELNPADLMSRLNDQECTVLSRLLIDTPVKTQGRDVLRDLITALKANERKLKRVQLLQELTRAEKAQDSQRTAAILKELQELIEVDREISARSREGERAV; this is encoded by the coding sequence ATGGAGAACTATCTAAAAGATGACACGGTTGAAACCATCCGCCAACATGTTGAAATTACTGAATTAATCGGTGAATATATACGTCTTGAGAAAAAAGGCAAGGATTATGTCGGTCTCTGCCCTTTTCATCAGGAGAAAACGCCGTCCTTTACGGTCAGCAGCGGAAAACAAATTTTTCATTGTTTCGGCTGCGGTGTGGGAGGTGATATTTTTAAGTTTATCATGCTTTCTGAAGGGCTAACCTTTCCGGAAGCTGTAAGGCGGCTGGCTGAAAAAGCAGGAGTATCTCTGCCCGTTACCGAATGGGGCAGGATAGAAAAAAAAAGAAGTCAGGAACGTTTCTTCGAAATAAATAAACTGGCCAAGGACTTCTATAGGAATATCCTGATCAACAGGCAGGAAGGCAGACAGGCCAGGGAATATTTTAAAAACAGAGGACTGGAAGAAAAGGCTCAAGAGCTTTTTCAACTGGGTTATGCGCCGGAGAATTGGACTGATCTGGTGGATAATCTGCAAAACAAAGGGTGCCTTCCCGGGGAACTGATCGAACTGGGTCTGGCTGTCCAGGGGGACAGAGGCCTGCATAACCGGTTTTACGGACGGGTAATATTTCCTATTTTTAATATACAGGGACAGGTGACAGGCTTTGGCGGAAGGACGATGGGTCAAAGTCTGCCGAAATATTTAAACTCATCTCAGACTCCGGTTTTCAGCAAGGGGCAAGTCCTATATGGGTTAAATCTTGCCAGGCAGGCTTTGCAAAACGGACCTGCTATTGTCATGGAAGGTTATATGGATGTAATAACAGCCCACCAATATGGTTTTTCCGGGGCGGTTGCTTCTTTGGGAACAAGCCTGACGGATGGGCAATGCAGAATGCTTCTCCGTTACACCAAAGAAGTTGTTATTGCTTATGACGCAGATACTGCAGGTGTAAATGCAACCCTGCGTGGTTTGGATCTTCTTCAGGAGTTGGGCGGTCGTGTCCGGGTAATAAGTATCCCGCAGGGGAAAGATCCTGATGATTATATCAGGATGAACGGCAGGCAGGGTTGGGAGGAACTCCTTAATAAGAGTGAAACGTTACTGGAATATAAACTTCGTCAGGCAAGCCTTGCTGATCAAGACACAAGGCAGATTCTCGATAAGGTTATTCACAATATAGCAGTAATGGATAGTGCGGCAGATCAGGAAGAGGGTGTCAGAACGGTAGCTTCCTATCTCAACTTAAGCTGGGAAGCAGTTATAAGCGAGCTTGGGAGATATCAGACAAACCAGCGAAAAAAATGGCCAATTCCGGATAAAATTGCTAAAAAAACGCATAATATACTACAAGGACAATTAAATGTCCGGGAAAATGCCGAGCAGCAAATATTGAGCATAATTTTACATGAGCCTGAATACTTACCTGTTGTAAAAGAGGAGTTAGGGGAGCAGTTCTTGAAAGATCCGACATTAAATAAGATTTATTTCTTGATTAATCAAAACCGGGAGTTAAATCCGGCAGATTTAATGAGCAGACTTAACGATCAGGAATGTACTGTATTAAGCAGGCTGTTGATAGATACGCCCGTAAAGACACAGGGCAGGGACGTTTTGAGGGATCTGATAACAGCGTTAAAAGCTAACGAAAGAAAGTTAAAAAGGGTTCAACTTTTGCAGGAACTTACAAGGGCGGAAAAAGCTCAGGACAGTCAGCGAACGGCAGCTATATTAAAAGAGCTTCAGGAACTCATAGAGGTTGACAGGGAAATTTCGGCCCGCTCAAGAGAGGGGGAAAGAGCAGTATGA
- a CDS encoding RNA polymerase sigma factor RpoD — protein sequence MRNEIKIDSIKELIEEGRKRGVLTYTEIMDGLQGADLTPEQIDDVYEKLAGMGIEVIPETPELEPVSNPASLDNSPEEVEVDLSVPEGVSIDDPVRMYLKEIGRVPLLAPEEEVELAKRMENGDEESKRRLAEANLRLVVSIAKRYVGRGMLFLDLIQEGNMGLIKAVEKFDYRKGYKFSTYATWWIRQAITRAIADQARTIRIPVHMVETINKLVRVSRQLLQELGREPTPEEIALEMNISEEKVRDILKIAQEPVSLETPIGEEEDSHLGDFIEDQEARAPAEEASFTMLREQLDEVLTTLTDREQKVLRLRFGLDDGRARTLEEVGQRFGVTRERIRQIEAKTLRKLRHPSRSKKLKDYLD from the coding sequence ATGAGGAACGAAATTAAAATAGACAGCATCAAGGAACTAATTGAGGAAGGCAGAAAGAGAGGGGTACTTACCTACACCGAGATTATGGATGGTTTGCAGGGAGCCGATCTTACACCCGAGCAGATAGATGATGTGTATGAAAAGCTGGCCGGCATGGGTATTGAAGTAATACCTGAAACGCCGGAACTTGAACCCGTAAGCAATCCTGCTTCTTTAGATAATTCGCCTGAAGAAGTCGAGGTTGATTTGAGTGTTCCGGAGGGTGTAAGCATAGATGATCCTGTACGTATGTACCTCAAAGAGATTGGAAGAGTTCCCTTACTGGCCCCGGAGGAAGAAGTCGAACTGGCAAAGCGTATGGAGAATGGTGATGAGGAATCTAAAAGACGTCTTGCAGAGGCGAACCTGCGTCTGGTCGTGAGCATCGCCAAACGTTATGTGGGGCGGGGAATGCTCTTCCTTGATCTGATCCAGGAAGGAAATATGGGTTTAATAAAAGCAGTTGAAAAATTCGACTACAGGAAAGGTTATAAATTCAGCACCTACGCAACCTGGTGGATTCGTCAGGCTATTACCAGAGCCATAGCCGATCAAGCAAGGACTATACGGATCCCGGTACATATGGTTGAAACTATAAATAAGCTGGTCAGGGTATCCCGGCAGCTTTTGCAGGAGCTGGGCAGAGAACCAACGCCGGAAGAGATCGCCCTGGAAATGAATATATCGGAGGAAAAAGTAAGGGATATTTTGAAGATAGCCCAGGAACCTGTTTCTTTGGAGACTCCGATAGGGGAAGAAGAAGATTCGCATCTTGGCGATTTTATAGAAGATCAGGAAGCGCGAGCGCCTGCTGAGGAAGCGTCCTTTACAATGTTAAGGGAACAACTGGATGAGGTTTTAACGACTTTAACCGACAGGGAACAAAAGGTGTTGCGCTTGCGGTTTGGGCTGGATGACGGCCGGGCGCGCACGCTTGAAGAAGTCGGGCAAAGATTTGGCGTAACCAGAGAAAGAATTCGCCAGATAGAAGCCAAGACCCTGCGGAAACTTCGCCATCCCAGCCGGAGCAAGAAGTTAAAGGATTATCTTGATTAA